The genomic stretch GGTCACGGCCGGACCGGACCGGGCTTTCCTGCTGTACCGCCGCACCGCCGGGGAAGACTTCGCAGACCGCGCGCACCTCGCCCTGATCGGTGCGGCGCGGCAGAGCATCGACCTGATGCAGGCGGACTTCAGCCCGGGGCTGGACTGCTGGTTCGGGTACCTGAACCCCGACTCCTGCACCCTGGACCGGCTGCCGGTCTACTTCCCGGCGCTGCTGGCCGCGATGGAGCGCGGCGTGCACGTGCGGCTACTGGTCGTGGATTACGGCTTCGGGCGACCAGCCAACCGCACCGGCGTGGCCCTGATGCGACGTGAACTGCGCCGCCGTGGGCTGGACGACCGCTTCGAGGCGCGTTACAGCACCTTCAGGTTGCACAGCAAGGTCATGACCGTGGATCACGCGCTGGTCGTGGCGGGCAGCATGAACTTCCACTTCAGCGCGTGGGGCAGCGCCGGACTGGCCGAGGCGGCCCTGGCGACCGGAAACGTGAACGCCGTGGCGGCGCAGCAGCGCAGTTTCGAGAAGGCCTGGACGACCAGCAGTGTTGCGGTGCCGGCCGAGTCCTGGCTGGCCCGGATCACCCGCACGGCCCCCTGAGGCCCGATGGCATCGGTTCCTGCGTCCGGTCAGTACGGGGCGTGACGGCCCACGCGGCCGTCCCACCGGCGGGGCAGGGCGGGGGGTTCAGGCGTGGTCGGCACACTGGTGGGCGTTCCCGGGCGGGTCAGGGCGGCGGCGTACGTCCCGATCACGTCGCCCACTGGATGCAGGATGAAGGTGTGGCGTGGTGTGCAGCGGATATGCGCCAGGGCATGCTGGGCGCTGGGGGCTTCCACGAGGTCGGCGCGGAGGGCGTCGGGCGTGCAGGCGGGCGTGGGTGTGCCCAGCACCTGACTCAGGTCCGGGTGGCGCTGACCGACCACCACGATCTGGTAGCCGTCCCTGACCGCGAGAGTGATGAGTTTGGCCTGCATGGTGGGGGAGAGGTGGGCGGCGCGACAGACGAGAACTGACTGGGAGACGTTGAAGGGGTGCACGAAGGCAGCGACTGTCATGGGCTGAGGGTCAGTGTAGAACTGGCCTCATGAAGGTGCCGATAAGGTTTTTCACGGATGGGGGGCAGAGCACCCCCGGAGAGGTACAGACTGACTTGACTCGCTGACTGTTGCCTGATAAGCGGATGTTCCCCCGAACCGGCGCGCGGGCGCACGGTTTCCGGCTGGGCCGCGTTCTAGACTGTGCGACATGATCGAGCGGATTCATCTGGCCAAACCCCGCGGCTTCTGCGCGGGCGTCGTGATGGCCATTCAGGCGGTCGAGAAGGCCGCGCAGACCGAAGCGAAACCGGTGACGGTGTACCACTCCATCGTGCACAACCACACGGTCGTGGACCGGCTGGAATCCGGCTACGGCGTGCATTTCGTGGAGGATCTGGACAGCGTGGACGCCCTGCCGCAGGGGGGCGAGACCGTCGTGTTCAGCGCGCACGGAATCAGTCCCGCCGTGCGTGAGCGGGCGCGGGCGCTGGGCCTGGCGACCATCGACGCGACCTGCCCCCTGGTCACGAAGGTGCACACCGAGGCCAAGAAGTACGCGCGTGAGGGCTACACGATCCTGCTGATCGGCGACAGTGCCCGCCACCAGGAGGTCATCGGCACGTGTGGTGAGGCGCCCGAGGCGACCATCGTGGTGGGCGTGCTCGGCAAGACCGGCGAGGGACTGGCCGATCCGCACACGGTGCAGGTGCCGGACGAGGGGAAACTGGTGGTGCTGACGCAGACGACCCTCAGCGTGGACGACACCCGGCGCACCATCGAGATCCTCAGGGGGCGCTTCCCGGCGCTGGTGGTGCCGCCCAGCGAGGACCTGTGCTACGCCACGAAGAACCGCCAGGACGCCGTGAAGGCGATCGCGCCGCACGTGGACCTGTTCCTGGTCCTGACGAGCACGCACAGCAGCAACGGCATGAGGTTGCTGGAACTCGCCGAGGCCGAGTGCGGCCGCTCGATGCGGCTGGAGACGGCGGCGGACCTCGCAGGCGTGGACTTCACGGGCGTGCGGTCGGTGGGCATCACGAGTGCGGCGAGCACCCCGGACGATCTGGTGCAGGCGGTCGTGGCGCACTTCCGCGCGCTGAACCCGGCCCTGGAGGTCGTCGAGGAGGGCGAGTGGGAGAACATCGAGTTCCGCGAGCCGAGGAAGATCCTCCCCACCCAGGCGCTGCCGCGCACCATGCAGTAGGTGCCGGCCGACCTACCGGGCGTGGTGGCGCTGCTGCTGCGCCTCGCCCTGGCGTGGCAGGTCGTGTGGGGACTGGTGGCCTTCGTGGCGATGGCGCGCGACAAGGGGCTGGCAGCCGAAGCAGGCCGCACCCGCATTCCCGAGCGTCAGCTGCACGCCCTGGAAGCGCGGGGCGGCTGGCTGGGGTCGTGGCTGGGGCAGCGCCTCTTCCGGCACAAGACACGCAAGGTGGCGTACCAGCGGGTCTTCCGCCGGATCGCGCTGGCGTGGGCGCTGGCCGACGTCCTGATGGTGACGGGCCTGATCCTCCTGCCCGTCGTTGTCAATTGATAAGAGTTTGACCCTTCTTCCTGTCATGCGCTAGGATGGCGGGCATGATTGTTGTGAAGGTCGGCGGAAGCGCCGGAATCGACTACGACGCCGTCTGCGCCGACATCGCCGCCCGCTGGAAGAACGGGGAACGCCTGATCCTCGTCCACGGGGGCAGCGGCGAGACCAACCGCGTCGCCGAAGCCCTGGGTCACCCACCAAAATTCGTCACCAGCCCCAGCGGGTACACCTCCCGCTTCACGGACCGCCAGACCCTGGAGATCTTCGAGATGGTGTACTGCGGCAAGATGAACAAGGGCATCGTCGAACGCCTCCAGCGGCTCGGCGTGAACGCCGTCGGCCTCAGCGGCCTGGATGGGCGCATCTTCGAGGGCAAACACAAGGACTCCGTCCGCTCCGTCGAGAACGGCAAGGTGAAGGTCCTGCGCGGCGACCACACCGGCACCGTCGAACGCGTGAACACCCACCTGATCGACCTCCTGCTCGCCGGGGGGTACCTGCCGGTCCTCACGCCGCCCGCCAGTTCCTACGACGGCGTGGCGATCAACGTGGACGGCGACCGCGCCGCCGCCGCCCTGGCCGTCGCCCTGAAGGCCGACGCGCTGCTGCTGCTGTCGAACGTGCCCGGCCTGCTGCGCGCCTACCCCGACGAGAGCAGCCTGATCCGCGAGATTCCCGCCGCGGACGTCGAGAACTACCTGGAGTTCGCGCAGGACCGCATGAAGAAGAAGGTCCTCGGTGCCGCCGAGGCGGTGCAGGGCGGCGTCCGGCGCGTCATCTTCGGGGACGCCCGCCACGGCCAGCCGGTCAGCGCCGCGCTCGGCGGCCAGGGCACCGTCGTCTCCTGACCCTCACCGGGCAGGGAAGGACCGCGTGCGCTATGCTGACCCGCTCATGCTGTCGCCCGCAGACCTCCTCACCTTCCTGAACGAACGCGGCGGCCGCGAATACCGCGTGCAGGCCCTGCTGCACACCGGTCGGGGCCGCAAGGCCGCCGTGCGCGAACTCGGCGAGTACTCGCTCACCGCGCGCGGCGAGACCGTGCAGGCCACCGGCCCCAGCGGTCAGACCCGCGACCTCACGCACACGGACTTCCTCAGCGTGTTCGGCAGCTACACCTTCGGGCCCGCGCAGCCCACCGGGCGCCTGACCGACCTGGGCCCGCTGTTCAGCTGACCCGGCCAGTCCCCCGGTAGCAGTGCCGGGTGCGCGGTAGGCTGCGTCCGTGACCTTCCAGCCTGAATACCCGAGTGTCCGTCGCCCCGTGTACGCCCGGCGCGGCATGGTCGCCACCAGCCAGCCCCTCGCCGCGCAGGCGGGCCTGAGCGTGTTGCAGCAGGGCGGGAACGCCGTGGACGCCGCGATCGCCACTGCCGCGGCGCTGACGGTCGTGGAACCCACCAGCAACGGCATCGGCGGGGACCTGTTCGCACTCGTGTGGGCGGGCGGGGAACTGCACGGCCTGAACGCCAGCGGCGCCGCGCCCGCCGCCCTGAGCCTGGACGCCCTGCGGGAGCGGCATGCCGGAGAGATGCCCCGCCACGGCTGGACCCCTGTGACCGTCCCCGGCGCGGTGCGCGGCTGGGCCGACCTGCACGCCCGCTTCGGACGGCTGGACTTCGCGCAGGTGCTCGCCCCGGCCATCTCGTACGCACGGGACGGCTACCCGCTGTCCCCGGTGCTCGCCGCGAACTGGGCGCGGGCGACCGGCATCTACCGCCGCCTGAACCTGCCCGAGATGGCCGAATGGTTCCGCACCTTCGCGCCGGACGGGTTCACGCCCGCGCCCGGCGCGCTGTGGCGCAGCGAGGGCCACGCCCGCACCCTGGAACAGATCGCCGCGACGCACGGCGAGGCGTTCTACTCCGGTGAACTGGCCGGGCAGATCGACGCGCACGCCCGCGCGCAGGGTGGCCTGCTGACCGGCGCGGACCTCGCCGGGCACGCCAGCGAGTGGGTCATGCCCATCCACACCGACCTGCACGGGCACCGTGTGTACGAGATCCCGCCGAACGGGCAGGGCATCGCCGCGCTGATCGCCCTGAACGTCCTGCGGGGCGTGCCGCTGCCCGAGCGCCGCGACGACCCCCGGGGCCTGCACCTGCAGATCGAGGCGATGAAACGCGGTTTCCACGACGCGCACACCTTCGTCGCCGACCCGCGCCACACCCCGGTGGACGTCGCGCACCTGCTGTCCGGCGCGAACGCCGACGCGCACCGCGCCCACCTGGGGGACAGGGCGCACGACCCGCGCACCCGCGCGCCCAGCACCGGCGGCACCGTGTACCTCGCCACTGCCGACGAGGAGGGGCAGATGGTCAGCCTGATCCAGAGCAACTACATGGGCTTCGGCAGCGGCATCGTCGTGCCCGGCACCGGCATCGCCCTGCACAACCGCGGGCATAACTTCCACACCGACCCCGCCCACCCCAACGCGCTGGCGCCCGGCAAGCGCCCGTATCACACCATCATCCCCGGCTTCCTGGGCCGCGCGGACGGCACCCCGGTCGGGCCGTTCGGTGTGATGGGCGGCTTCATGCAGCCGCAGGGGCACCTGCAGGTCGTGCTGAACACCGCGCTGTACGGCATGAACCCGCAGCAGGCGCTGGACGCCCCGCGCTGGCAGTGGCTGGACGGCACCCGCGTGGAGGTGGAACACGCGCTGGGCGGCACCCTGGCCCGCGAACTGACCCGCCTGGGCCACTCCGTCAGCGTGCAACTCGACCCCGGCGCGTTCGGACGCGGGCAGATGATCCGCCGCGACCCCGCCACGGGCGTGCTG from Deinococcus soli (ex Cha et al. 2016) encodes the following:
- a CDS encoding gamma-glutamyltransferase family protein, with protein sequence MVATSQPLAAQAGLSVLQQGGNAVDAAIATAAALTVVEPTSNGIGGDLFALVWAGGELHGLNASGAAPAALSLDALRERHAGEMPRHGWTPVTVPGAVRGWADLHARFGRLDFAQVLAPAISYARDGYPLSPVLAANWARATGIYRRLNLPEMAEWFRTFAPDGFTPAPGALWRSEGHARTLEQIAATHGEAFYSGELAGQIDAHARAQGGLLTGADLAGHASEWVMPIHTDLHGHRVYEIPPNGQGIAALIALNVLRGVPLPERRDDPRGLHLQIEAMKRGFHDAHTFVADPRHTPVDVAHLLSGANADAHRAHLGDRAHDPRTRAPSTGGTVYLATADEEGQMVSLIQSNYMGFGSGIVVPGTGIALHNRGHNFHTDPAHPNALAPGKRPYHTIIPGFLGRADGTPVGPFGVMGGFMQPQGHLQVVLNTALYGMNPQQALDAPRWQWLDGTRVEVEHALGGTLARELTRLGHSVSVQLDPGAFGRGQMIRRDPATGVLEGGTETRTDGHIAVW
- a CDS encoding [LysW]-aminoadipate kinase yields the protein MIVVKVGGSAGIDYDAVCADIAARWKNGERLILVHGGSGETNRVAEALGHPPKFVTSPSGYTSRFTDRQTLEIFEMVYCGKMNKGIVERLQRLGVNAVGLSGLDGRIFEGKHKDSVRSVENGKVKVLRGDHTGTVERVNTHLIDLLLAGGYLPVLTPPASSYDGVAINVDGDRAAAALAVALKADALLLLSNVPGLLRAYPDESSLIREIPAADVENYLEFAQDRMKKKVLGAAEAVQGGVRRVIFGDARHGQPVSAALGGQGTVVS
- a CDS encoding DUF1294 domain-containing protein, which translates into the protein MPADLPGVVALLLRLALAWQVVWGLVAFVAMARDKGLAAEAGRTRIPERQLHALEARGGWLGSWLGQRLFRHKTRKVAYQRVFRRIALAWALADVLMVTGLILLPVVVN
- the ispH gene encoding 4-hydroxy-3-methylbut-2-enyl diphosphate reductase gives rise to the protein MIERIHLAKPRGFCAGVVMAIQAVEKAAQTEAKPVTVYHSIVHNHTVVDRLESGYGVHFVEDLDSVDALPQGGETVVFSAHGISPAVRERARALGLATIDATCPLVTKVHTEAKKYAREGYTILLIGDSARHQEVIGTCGEAPEATIVVGVLGKTGEGLADPHTVQVPDEGKLVVLTQTTLSVDDTRRTIEILRGRFPALVVPPSEDLCYATKNRQDAVKAIAPHVDLFLVLTSTHSSNGMRLLELAEAECGRSMRLETAADLAGVDFTGVRSVGITSAASTPDDLVQAVVAHFRALNPALEVVEEGEWENIEFREPRKILPTQALPRTMQ